In Magallana gigas chromosome 1, xbMagGiga1.1, whole genome shotgun sequence, the sequence attcaaataatcaaataacAATATCTACCCCTACTATGGATTATATTGCATTTTTGTGTAAATCCCTTACTGAAGGGTACTCAGAATCATATGCATTTTTGTAACGCGATCTTTACGATttagacatttatttttctttagaaTGTATGGAAGGTTGGTATGGTGTAAACTGTAGTCAGAAGTGTTTAGAACAGTGTGGAGACAACTCTACCTGCAATCACGTGACTGGCCTCTGTGATAAAAGATGTGATGCTGGATGGACAGGAACATTATGTGAGAAAGGTGCGATTTCAATTAAACTATGCAAGACTGCcccaattttaaataatgattttttttttcaaaaaagattcaAGTAAATGTTATCTTATCATTTTTTCCTAATATTTAGTTAAATCAATTCTTTTATCTACtatgataattattttgatgTTTACAGCTTGTCAAGCTGGGTATTATGGTGAAAACTGTTCCATGCCGTGTTCTCCAAACTGTAAAACATGTCGAAACACAGATGGTCTATGTTCCTGTAAGGCTGGTTGGATGGGTCATAATTGTTCAATAGGTAGTAATCATTGGAAATAATACTTAAAATCTGTGCTTTGATATATGAAACAAAACCTCTAGTATATTCGTTACGATGCCATAACAAGTACCATTAGCACTCAGctgtaattattatatattaccTTTAAGAATGTACTCAGTCCTATGGAGAAAATTGCCAGTATTCGTGCAGTTTACACTGTATCAACCAGACATGTGACAGATTTAACGGAAATTGTTTGTGTGATGGCAAACTTGGTAAGTAGTGACATTTATTAAGCTTTTGTTTTAATCGATATAACGAATTTTTTTCTGATGGTGTTGCTTTTTAAAACTATGCTGATAGAATGCAGGATGTTCAGACGAATGAAGTAGCATCTAGCACCTTTTGGATTGTTGCCTTTTGTATATCGCTGGTCATCAACATTATATTCATTTCTGCTTCGTTAATTCGTCGACGGTAtggaacaattacattttctGCAATTTCCAAAGATGCACACTTATAGtagttaatattttaattttaaatgttgattttgtCATTAAGAtacctgtttttattttcataggaAAACATTCAGGGAACAGAAATACACAACAGATTTGGTTATTTTATCCGGATTAACACCGAACACAGAGCAGACTATCGCCATTGAACCAAATCACTATCAAGAACTCGGTGTATCACTAAACGAAAACACCTATCCAAATCTGAGTACAGAGCAGACTGTAGCTATTGAACCAAATCACTATCTAGAACTCGGTGTATCACTAAACGAAAACACCTATCTGAGTCACCTGTGACTGTCAcagtttaaaatatgtttgtaatttttagTGGACCTACGGGTCACAGAATGTGTTAAAATTGTGGACCTGTGCCATTTAGTTACCGTTTAGTTATTTTTAAGTGACTTTTATGTTGGCTGTTACTAAATGACATAATTTATATGTTATTGTTTCTATTCAGTCTGTGCAAAGAAATTGTATATTCTAACCTTAAGGGTATTTACTATGAGTAATCAATAGTAAAGCAATGATGTATCGGCAATGTTTTCAGAATAGCTTACCAATCAACTCTGCATCAAAAAGATACGCTATAAAATGAGATGTCCACCAGGATATTATATGggataatattaatattaaaatcgcATCTgtaatattgtcatttttataccacaaatatttttatctttcgCGTAACTAGATTAAAAAATGCTATTTACTATTTAACATGAACTAGCTATCACGTATTGTATGTGTTTTACATTATAGTTTGCGTCAATGTTAATCTAACTAATAAGTaagattttataataatgtacttATCCAATTTTAAGGTACTTTAACTCAGGACTTAGGTCTTCAACACAGTTGGTCAATAATCATTTATTACGATTAAGAATTGTATAAGTCTTTGTTTTGTGCAATATTACAATAAAGACTGCCAAAAAACTAAAGaagggtatagtccactaatgcatatTGCCTAGACAGTAATGTTAACTTTAGGGTTCTTAACTTTAGCCCTAGTTTCCATTCAGTAACGAGAGAccccttaaaggggcatggtcacgattttggtcaaattcaattttgatatttttattatttacaatgcttaaagAATGTATTTCTTATGATCAAGTGAAGTTTGAGAGTCAGTTGTAAAGTTATGAACAAGATACAAGACTCAcaactctttgtcatgtaaacaaggctcgtgccctgtttttgttaacataggttcaatatattaGTAATGTTTCCTTTTCAAGCAGATTTGTCTATCTccctattcattttaagcatatataaacagtttctaacgttaaacatatttcattttaggtctaaaactgaaattttaaatttaacattcaaaatgtaaacaaaaggtttgtttacaaagcaaagaattgtaagctctgtaactcgcttaaaactcaactAATGATTCTCAAAATTTGGTTGCCTATGAAAAATGTCTTCATGAAACATTGCAAACATTGacatcggaaaaataatttttgaccaaaatcgtgaccatacccctttaaATAAGAGCTCATCAAATTGTTATCTATCCAGTTAGAATTTTGTGGTGTGAAATCAGATTCGTTTTCTGGCAAACTGCGTCTGTATTGAACAACTCTGGaagtgaaagtaaaagtagggaatttcacaATTTGGGAAAGGGTGTTCATCAGacaattttcaattctttaCTTCAAAtggtaattcaattttgacacttgctttttaaaaattgcaaatcctcttttctgacatgtgtcaagcattctgacttaaaatgtcccaataaatgcaTAAACCCCTGCAAATATAGGAACTATATTGCTTAAAGGCATTACTTTGTCCTACCGATACtgaaaatagttagagggatatactcAATATGAAACAGCCATTGTGGTTATCTACAAGTTTACGCTTATATGTTCACATTAGACACTACACAGAACAGTGATTCAAGATTTGGAAAAGTTCAATACATCGTTATGGATTTTGAAGCTTTAATACATATGCATaaattctggaaaaaaaacaGTCCAGTCAACATTTACCGAAACACCATCTAGCTCATTGGCACCCGATGTTCTTCAAATTGCATATATTGAGGATTTTGTTATTTCAAGgattgaaatacatttaaaacataaacattaaatattttaccaaatttatttcatattcttaTGAAAAGTTCAAGtatgtctgattttataaattattttagtcACAAAAATCATGCTTATTTCTTAGGTAAATGGTATTGTTTTCAATTACCgcgaaaaaggaaaaaaagaaatgtataggTATCTTTTCCTATTAATCAATGTATTACATAAGGTTACATGAAATGTTCTTCCAAATCTCTCTCTTTACTCCTTAGTAAAATTTATACCGTAGTGAAGGAGAAACTTCAAGAGAACTGTATATCAATATACTCCAGAAGTTGTATGAATCAGTTGTGGATACTAAAAAAACTCTAAAGAATAATTAGAAACGTTGAGGTCACAAAATCGTAATAAAATCAATAGCATCAAAACGTACGATTTTTTCAAcgctttatacaaccattccccatgacaaattaaaatctaggctTTTTAATACCATCCacagttgtttcttcaataaaaatggaagtcgtaaaaatgctaaccttgtcattggaaatctaaaaaaaaactattttgttaaaaaccattctgattgcacacacattactctgaagttgacattgaaaatattcttgagtcgactcgatatatcccagtgaacttgataTAAAAGATACCACTGAGTCTGAgacatctgtttcatatttggatattttactgaaaatggACATTGATGATAACCTAACACAAGAACTTTAGGATAAACGcgatgatttcatttttttttatagttccttacttatgtagcaataaaccttcatcacctgcatatggtgtttttgtctctcagttaattcgatacagaAGAGCATCCTCTTCGTATTTACAGTTTCTAatgcgaggcaagctactgacaaacaagttgataaaacaggagtATTAACAGTCTCGTGTAAAGTAATATtctcgtaagttctatggttgATAAAACGactttgtcagcaaatacaatcatccactgggtcgcatgctaaCTGACGTTTTTCacactaattgttagaccataattaatcaccttattgtctacggacttttccgtttttcccccgattacgacaaagagtacacggcgggtgtgaccggtcagcagaagatactcactcctccatggcacctgatcctacctatATCCTTCTAGaagtccgtgttgctctgctttgaatttgtatttcgttttatggatttttgagatggttgacagtttgttattgtcatttttttttcatatacagtaccgatccgacccaacctaacaccagagtaaacctcaactaaaacccgggtttacttttgggtTTAATCTGGGTTTGCTTTtggtttacttggaaattgctttttAGGTCAACTGGACGGACTGAAGCGTGAGGCAGATCTGTATTTCATCTTACCATCCTAACGCTTGTAATTCCCgtcccttgtatattccgaatacacagcgTCTGCTTTCTGGGGTATACTTTTGaccgggtttactctctgtgtctaCTCTgtgtttactttgggtttacaaTGGGTCCACTTTTGTAAACCCGGAGTAAACATAgcgtaaacccagaaagtaaaccaagAGTTTAGTTTGAGTtaactttctgttaggttgggtctgatcggcaCTGTAGATATCGCTTTTTATTATATGACTCTATAATGTGAAGCCTTCAGTTCATTTTTTGTTCCATTTTGATGCTAGTTTGCGATTACTTCACCTATGACGCgataatgacgtcatagtgaattgtttttaagtaagtgtaatatttgctgaacttttatttaagccTAATTTCGGAAGAAATGTATCATGACTTAACCCATTAAAGATATGTccttggaaaaaaagaataaaggaGTTTTTTTACTCTTGAATATTGTTAGCATgataacaaatttaacaaaatttatagATAGAAACAGCCTCTTAAATTATTCTACAAT encodes:
- the LOC117686236 gene encoding uncharacterized protein isoform X1, translated to MDLIYVINYLAGLSLAYAFDDLSYNKSATQSHPYIGTIYEAGNAVDRNILTCMRTQDIGTTSLKKTVWWKVDLGGVYSIYSINILFKDYDGYENRQSGRFAGFSLYVSTTGDIRGSTLCYKNGPQLPPLNFTTTCTEHGRYVIFYNERLDGISYPEGYEKTSVYTELCEVIVQGCKSSGVFGIDCDRSCPANCKDNMCNVENRSCVGCKTGWTGTSCDTECMEGWYGVNCSQKCLEQCGDNSTCNHVTGLCDKRCDAGWTGTLCEKACQAGYYGENCSMPCSPNCKTCRNTDGLCSCKAGWMGHNCSIECTQSYGENCQYSCSLHCINQTCDRFNGNCLCDGKLGKMQDVQTNEVASSTFWIVAFCISLVINIIFISASLIRRRKTFREQKYTTDLVILSGLTPNTEQTIAIEPNHYQELGVSLNENTYPNLSTEQTVAIEPNHYLELGVSLNENTYLSHL